One window from the genome of Bacillus mesophilus encodes:
- a CDS encoding sigma-70 family RNA polymerase sigma factor, which translates to MKGFERIVEEDSWIIKSAIKDLCIYKNLEEYYQEGLIGLWEAYIRFDPSKGASFRTFAYRTIRGKLLTCLKKAKQEEDHLAILSEAIMEVIVDERAEVPLEIEILSCYCNGLTLAQKTWVYKTFVEDKGPKAIAKEEGVSLETVKSWRRYALEKMRREVGLGDRHRGPVS; encoded by the coding sequence TTGAAAGGTTTTGAAAGGATTGTCGAGGAAGATAGTTGGATTATAAAAAGTGCGATCAAGGATTTGTGTATATATAAAAACCTTGAAGAGTATTATCAGGAAGGGTTAATAGGTTTATGGGAGGCGTACATCCGGTTTGATCCAAGTAAAGGTGCATCGTTTCGAACATTTGCCTATAGAACAATCCGTGGAAAGCTTCTTACCTGCCTGAAAAAAGCAAAACAAGAGGAAGATCATCTGGCCATCTTGTCCGAGGCGATCATGGAGGTAATTGTAGACGAAAGAGCAGAAGTCCCACTTGAAATCGAGATTCTATCTTGCTATTGCAACGGATTAACACTTGCCCAAAAGACCTGGGTGTACAAAACGTTCGTTGAAGACAAAGGGCCAAAGGCAATTGCAAAAGAAGAGGGAGTCAGCCTTGAAACAGTCAAATCATGGAGGCGGTACGCGCTGGAGAAGATGAGGAGAGAGGTGGGACTCGGGGACAGGCACCGTGGTCCAGTGTCCTAA
- a CDS encoding YvrJ family protein encodes MDQMLPFVSEVGFPIVVTLYLLHRIEAKLTMLNDSIQGLPERLK; translated from the coding sequence ATGGATCAAATGCTACCATTCGTTAGTGAAGTTGGATTTCCTATCGTAGTAACACTCTACTTACTTCATAGAATCGAAGCCAAGCTGACGATGTTAAACGACTCCATTCAAGGACTTCCAGAGCGATTGAAATAG
- a CDS encoding ROK family protein translates to MSNTKYSIGVDLGGTNIRVALLSEDGVIQKVRKEPTEANLGPGHVIYKMKRMIEEVMSGQNVIGIGIGSPGPLNPYTGVILDPPNLPGWKDIPLKALLEENFCIPVIVENDANAAALAEAHQGAGKGHSSVVYITWSTGIGAGLVFNGKVFQGAFGNAGEIGNTVLRSSDGSSVGVLEKLASGTAIGIQGKELLGLEENNAGAVFQLAASGNQQAKTIIDDAVKYVAMAVANLTLTLNPSVIVIGGGVMLGNPTLLHELTDIAKTYLYESMQNQLLIKTAELEDEAGLIGAGLLPFN, encoded by the coding sequence ATGTCTAACACAAAGTATTCCATCGGAGTAGATTTAGGTGGGACGAATATCCGCGTAGCGCTTCTTTCTGAAGATGGTGTAATACAAAAAGTACGTAAGGAACCAACAGAGGCCAACCTTGGTCCTGGCCATGTGATTTATAAAATGAAGAGAATGATCGAAGAGGTAATGAGTGGGCAAAACGTAATTGGAATCGGCATTGGTTCCCCTGGTCCGCTTAATCCTTATACAGGTGTGATTTTAGATCCTCCTAATTTACCAGGCTGGAAGGATATCCCCCTTAAAGCACTTCTAGAGGAAAACTTCTGCATCCCGGTAATCGTTGAAAATGATGCAAATGCTGCAGCCTTAGCAGAAGCTCATCAAGGAGCGGGTAAGGGTCACTCCTCTGTTGTCTATATAACCTGGAGTACCGGAATTGGAGCGGGACTTGTGTTTAACGGGAAGGTCTTTCAAGGAGCGTTTGGAAATGCTGGGGAGATTGGGAATACGGTGTTGCGCTCTAGTGATGGAAGTTCAGTAGGTGTCCTGGAAAAACTCGCTTCAGGAACAGCTATTGGTATTCAAGGAAAAGAACTACTTGGACTAGAAGAAAACAACGCAGGGGCTGTTTTTCAATTAGCAGCTAGTGGAAATCAACAGGCGAAGACGATTATTGATGATGCGGTAAAGTATGTGGCAATGGCTGTTGCAAACTTAACGCTTACGTTAAACCCATCTGTGATTGTCATTGGTGGTGGAGTTATGCTTGGGAATCCAACATTATTGCATGAACTTACAGATATAGCTAAAACATATTTATACGAAAGTATGCAGAATCAGTTACTGATTAAAACAGCAGAACTAGAGGATGAAGCAGGCCTTATTGGGGCAGGATTACTTCCGTTTAACTAG
- a CDS encoding DUF1659 domain-containing protein, with protein sequence MATAFISDSQLRLVFETGVDLEGKPTYKSKNFSNIKTSASTDGLYAVAQSIVGLQQYPVSAIERNDKHLLGA encoded by the coding sequence ATGGCAACAGCATTCATTTCGGATTCACAGCTTCGATTAGTGTTTGAAACTGGTGTTGATTTAGAAGGGAAACCTACTTACAAGAGTAAGAACTTCAGCAACATTAAGACATCAGCTTCAACAGATGGCCTTTATGCAGTAGCTCAAAGCATCGTAGGCCTGCAGCAGTATCCAGTCAGCGCAATTGAACGCAACGACAAGCATCTTTTAGGGGCGTAA
- a CDS encoding FAD-dependent oxidoreductase codes for MNTLKADIIIIGGSIGGTIAALSAAKMNKHVILTEETKWIGGQLTSQAVPPDEHQWIEYFGCTATYREFRNKVREYYRQNYPITEEARNNSRLNPGDGWVSRICHEPRVALTILQDMLAPYVSNGKVVIYTEMKPVHAETDGDYVKNVTVKNTITGKEINLVGDYFLDATECGDVLPLAGVEYVTGAESKADTGELHAPLEASPMDMQPITHVLALEYIEGGNFVIEKPESYDWWRAYKAPFLEHQQLSWYAPDADTGGSKPFRMFNDDEGLGLWEYRRIIDPSLFQSGFYEGDLSLINWPQNDYWLGSIIDVSEEEKEKHIEGGKQLSLSLLYWLQTEAPRVDGGKGYPGLRLRGDVLGTDDGLAMYPYIRESRRIKAQITIVEGYINADIRGDKGIKQFADSVGVGCYRIDLHPTIVTNSFFYAKSLPFEIPLGSLLPVRVKNLLPACKNIGTTHITNGCYRVHPVEWNIGESVGYLASFAIDKGVLPQEVRENESLLQEFQTLLQKQGIELRWPEIGAI; via the coding sequence ATGAACACATTAAAGGCTGACATAATCATTATTGGTGGAAGTATCGGTGGTACCATTGCGGCTCTCTCAGCTGCGAAGATGAACAAACATGTCATTTTAACAGAAGAAACAAAATGGATCGGTGGTCAGCTAACGAGCCAAGCCGTCCCACCAGATGAGCACCAATGGATTGAGTACTTTGGATGCACGGCAACCTACCGTGAATTTCGCAACAAAGTAAGAGAGTACTATAGACAGAATTATCCCATTACCGAAGAGGCTAGGAATAATAGTCGCTTAAATCCTGGTGATGGCTGGGTGAGTCGAATTTGTCATGAGCCAAGAGTGGCCTTAACCATTCTTCAGGATATGCTAGCTCCTTATGTAAGTAATGGCAAAGTGGTCATCTATACAGAGATGAAACCTGTTCATGCTGAGACTGATGGTGATTATGTCAAAAACGTTACGGTAAAAAACACGATCACAGGTAAAGAAATCAACTTAGTAGGAGACTATTTTCTAGATGCAACGGAATGTGGAGATGTCCTACCTCTTGCTGGGGTTGAATATGTAACCGGTGCCGAATCAAAAGCAGATACAGGTGAGCTTCATGCTCCATTAGAAGCAAGTCCGATGGATATGCAGCCGATTACCCATGTGCTGGCTTTAGAGTATATAGAGGGTGGGAATTTTGTTATTGAGAAGCCAGAAAGCTATGACTGGTGGCGTGCTTACAAGGCTCCATTTTTAGAGCATCAGCAATTAAGCTGGTATGCACCTGATGCAGACACTGGTGGTTCAAAGCCGTTTCGCATGTTTAACGATGATGAAGGATTAGGCTTATGGGAATACCGAAGAATCATTGATCCATCTCTATTTCAGTCTGGTTTCTATGAAGGAGATCTCTCCCTTATCAACTGGCCACAAAATGATTATTGGTTAGGTTCCATTATTGATGTAAGTGAGGAAGAAAAAGAAAAGCACATTGAAGGTGGAAAACAGTTAAGTTTGTCGTTGCTATATTGGCTTCAAACCGAAGCACCACGAGTAGATGGAGGAAAAGGCTACCCAGGACTACGTCTTCGTGGTGATGTACTTGGTACAGACGATGGTCTAGCGATGTATCCATACATTCGTGAATCTAGACGAATTAAAGCTCAGATTACAATAGTAGAAGGGTATATTAATGCAGACATTCGCGGTGATAAGGGCATCAAGCAATTTGCTGATTCAGTCGGAGTTGGCTGTTATCGAATCGATTTACATCCAACCATCGTGACCAATTCCTTTTTCTATGCGAAAAGCTTACCGTTTGAAATTCCTCTAGGGAGCTTATTGCCTGTTCGTGTGAAAAACCTATTACCTGCTTGTAAAAATATTGGTACGACTCACATTACAAATGGCTGCTACCGAGTTCATCCAGTGGAATGGAATATTGGGGAATCCGTTGGGTACCTAGCTTCTTTTGCAATCGATAAAGGAGTTCTACCACAGGAGGTTCGTGAAAATGAAAGCCTTCTTCAAGAATTTCAGACACTGTTACAAAAGCAGGGTATTGAACTTCGTTGGCCTGAGATTGGTGCAATCTAA
- a CDS encoding S8 family peptidase, translating to MKIKKIITMSLALSLAFAPLLSSPVSAKEKDFERIKIQSVKMEKNKFKSGEVIVKFKDKVMVSDEASTVQSVEGEVLPDGKVKSDFKVLKVKDVEKAIEKLEKNPNVEYAEPNYVFTKSWTPNDTYYNNYQYGIKNTYTNFAWDVARGSSSQEIAVIDTGVDYTHPDLDGKTIRGYDFVDNDYDPMDLDGHGTHVAGIAAAETNNATGIAGTAPNTRILAVRVLDENGSGSLTDIADSIRYAADVGAEVINLSLGCDCSTTTLQNAVNYAWNKGVVLVAAAGNDGVRTTFEPASYSNVIAVGAVDSSNRKASFSNYGTWVDVVAPGVDIASTYPGNRYVYLSGTSMASPYVAGLAALLKGQGRSNVQVRQAIEYTADAVSGTGTYSSYGRINSNDAVRY from the coding sequence ATGAAAATCAAAAAAATTATTACCATGTCACTGGCACTCTCGCTTGCATTTGCTCCATTATTAAGTTCACCTGTTAGTGCAAAGGAAAAGGATTTTGAAAGAATTAAGATTCAAAGTGTAAAAATGGAAAAAAACAAGTTCAAAAGTGGAGAAGTGATTGTAAAATTTAAAGACAAGGTTATGGTTTCCGATGAAGCAAGCACTGTTCAAAGTGTGGAAGGTGAAGTGCTGCCAGATGGAAAAGTGAAGTCTGATTTTAAAGTACTAAAGGTAAAGGATGTTGAAAAGGCGATTGAGAAGTTAGAAAAGAACCCAAATGTTGAGTATGCTGAACCAAATTATGTTTTTACAAAATCATGGACACCAAATGATACTTACTATAATAACTATCAATATGGTATTAAAAATACTTATACAAACTTCGCTTGGGATGTAGCGAGAGGAAGCAGTAGCCAAGAGATCGCTGTTATTGACACGGGTGTTGATTATACGCATCCAGATCTAGATGGAAAGACAATTCGAGGCTATGATTTTGTCGATAATGATTATGATCCAATGGATTTAGATGGTCACGGTACTCATGTTGCTGGGATTGCTGCGGCAGAAACGAATAACGCGACAGGTATTGCTGGTACAGCTCCAAATACAAGAATTCTAGCAGTTCGTGTTCTAGATGAAAATGGAAGTGGTTCTTTAACAGATATTGCGGATAGTATTCGCTATGCAGCAGACGTTGGTGCGGAGGTTATTAACTTATCTCTTGGTTGTGATTGTTCAACAACGACTCTTCAAAATGCGGTTAACTATGCTTGGAACAAAGGGGTAGTTTTAGTTGCAGCTGCAGGAAATGATGGAGTAAGAACTACATTTGAGCCTGCTTCTTACTCAAATGTAATTGCAGTAGGAGCAGTTGACAGCTCAAATAGAAAAGCTTCTTTCTCTAACTATGGAACGTGGGTAGACGTAGTCGCTCCTGGAGTAGATATTGCTTCTACGTACCCAGGCAACCGTTATGTGTATTTATCCGGAACTTCAATGGCTTCTCCATATGTTGCAGGTCTAGCTGCACTTTTAAAAGGTCAAGGACGTTCCAATGTACAGGTACGTCAAGCAATTGAGTATACGGCTGATGCTGTATCTGGAACTGGCACGTATTCTAGTTATGGTAGAATTAATTCTAACGATGCAGTAAGATATTAA
- a CDS encoding DUF2922 domain-containing protein, producing MAKTLQLQFLNQENKTVTIAIDNPIEPVDPVALDAAMTSILSANVFVSAGGDLVSKKGARIVERNVTEVM from the coding sequence ATGGCTAAAACACTACAGCTTCAATTTTTAAACCAAGAAAACAAAACCGTTACGATAGCAATTGACAACCCAATCGAACCAGTAGATCCAGTAGCATTAGACGCAGCGATGACTTCAATACTAAGCGCGAATGTTTTCGTATCAGCTGGCGGTGACCTTGTAAGCAAGAAAGGCGCTCGCATCGTCGAACGTAACGTAACAGAAGTTATGTAA
- the manA gene encoding mannose-6-phosphate isomerase, class I, which translates to MYHQPIFLKPVFMDRIWGGTKLGEEYNYEIPTETTGECWGISAHPNGPSEILNGPLQGKTLIEAWQNHRELFANQDGDEFPLLTKILDARDDLSVQVHPDNVYAKEVENYPYGKTECWYIIDCEEDAEIIFGHHAVSKEELQRMVENGEWSELLRRVKVKPGDFYYIPSGTIHAIGKGIMILETQQSSDITYRVYDYDRTDAEGNKRELHITKSIDVTTIPHIETNSKPILSVEQGLTSKQLIKEENFTVYHCKLSGTVSKETKENYFLHSVLNGEGSIVTSEGEFTFKKGDHFIVPSTVKEYRLIGNAEFIVSSP; encoded by the coding sequence ATGTATCATCAACCTATCTTTCTTAAGCCTGTGTTTATGGATCGGATCTGGGGCGGAACTAAGCTGGGGGAAGAATATAACTATGAGATTCCAACTGAAACAACAGGTGAATGCTGGGGGATATCTGCACATCCCAACGGTCCCAGCGAAATTTTAAATGGACCTTTGCAAGGCAAAACATTAATAGAGGCGTGGCAAAACCACCGTGAGCTGTTTGCAAATCAAGATGGAGATGAATTTCCTCTATTAACAAAGATCTTAGATGCTAGGGATGACTTGTCTGTTCAAGTGCACCCTGATAATGTTTATGCAAAAGAGGTAGAGAACTATCCTTATGGAAAAACAGAATGCTGGTACATCATTGACTGTGAGGAAGATGCAGAAATAATCTTTGGTCACCATGCAGTGTCTAAAGAAGAGCTTCAAAGAATGGTTGAAAACGGCGAATGGAGTGAGTTGCTACGTCGTGTAAAGGTAAAGCCTGGCGATTTCTATTACATTCCAAGTGGAACCATCCATGCCATTGGTAAAGGGATCATGATTTTAGAAACACAACAAAGCTCAGACATAACCTATCGAGTCTATGATTATGACCGTACCGACGCTGAAGGAAACAAACGAGAATTACATATCACAAAATCAATAGACGTGACAACCATTCCGCACATAGAAACCAATTCGAAACCGATCCTATCTGTGGAACAAGGACTAACTAGTAAACAATTAATCAAAGAAGAAAACTTCACAGTATACCACTGTAAACTATCTGGAACTGTATCAAAAGAAACAAAAGAAAATTACTTCTTACACAGTGTCCTAAATGGAGAAGGTTCAATCGTAACAAGTGAAGGGGAGTTTACCTTTAAAAAAGGTGATCACTTTATAGTCCCCTCCACAGTTAAGGAGTACAGACTCATAGGGAATGCTGAATTCATTGTTTCAAGCCCTTGA
- the nagA gene encoding N-acetylglucosamine-6-phosphate deacetylase produces MSTILVKGGKIYQPEGIVENGSLLIEDETIREIGLNLVQQADEIIEIPEDYHIIPGIIDLHIHGAAGHDTMDATFEALQGISAYLPSEGITSYLPTTITQKNEAIEQALQNAATYTNNSGAEVLGIHLEGPFLSPKRAGAQPQEYMCDTDIELFRKWQELSGNTIKMVTLAPEQDPDFQLIQYMKKTGVIASIGHSDATYEVFAEAVKKGLSHATHFYNQMREMHHREPGVVGGVYLHDEITAELIVDGVHVAPEMVKLTAKLKDINTLILISDAMRAKGLEEGVYELGGQKVFVENGEARLEDGTLAGSILRMDDAIKNMMSYTGCSLQDVVKMASYNPAKRIGILDRKGSLETGQDADFVILNEQFEVVMTFCRGTLAYQQKN; encoded by the coding sequence ATGAGTACGATTTTAGTAAAAGGCGGAAAGATCTATCAACCTGAAGGAATAGTAGAAAATGGGTCATTGTTAATAGAAGATGAGACAATCCGAGAGATTGGGTTAAATCTAGTTCAACAAGCAGATGAAATCATCGAGATTCCTGAAGACTATCATATCATCCCTGGAATCATAGACTTACATATTCACGGTGCGGCAGGGCATGATACGATGGATGCTACGTTTGAGGCATTACAGGGAATCAGTGCGTACCTTCCAAGTGAAGGCATAACGAGCTATCTTCCTACTACAATCACACAGAAAAATGAGGCAATTGAACAAGCGTTACAGAATGCTGCTACATATACTAACAATAGTGGTGCAGAGGTACTCGGCATTCACCTTGAAGGTCCATTTCTTTCGCCGAAAAGAGCGGGTGCACAGCCTCAGGAATATATGTGTGATACAGATATAGAACTGTTTCGTAAGTGGCAGGAGCTTTCTGGGAATACAATCAAAATGGTGACTCTAGCACCTGAGCAGGATCCAGACTTTCAACTGATACAATACATGAAAAAAACAGGGGTAATAGCTTCTATAGGCCATTCTGATGCGACGTATGAAGTATTCGCTGAAGCTGTGAAAAAAGGACTCTCTCATGCTACCCATTTTTACAATCAAATGAGAGAGATGCACCACCGAGAGCCCGGAGTAGTTGGAGGCGTGTACCTTCATGACGAGATCACAGCAGAATTAATTGTAGATGGCGTTCATGTTGCACCAGAGATGGTGAAGCTCACTGCCAAACTAAAGGATATAAACACACTCATTCTTATATCTGATGCAATGCGTGCGAAGGGATTAGAAGAGGGCGTGTATGAGCTAGGTGGTCAGAAGGTGTTTGTGGAGAACGGTGAAGCTCGCTTAGAGGATGGAACCCTTGCAGGCAGTATCCTTCGTATGGATGATGCCATCAAGAACATGATGTCCTATACAGGGTGTTCCCTTCAGGATGTTGTTAAAATGGCATCCTATAATCCAGCTAAGAGAATAGGAATTCTTGATAGAAAAGGAAGTCTAGAGACTGGACAAGATGCTGACTTTGTCATTTTAAATGAGCAGTTTGAAGTCGTCATGACATTTTGTAGAGGTACTTTAGCCTATCAACAGAAAAACTAA
- a CDS encoding alpha/beta hydrolase family esterase, whose product MKKWISGFVVIAFIMSLVTSVSAATSTNGFKADERMEFGGLVRSFDYYVPSSYTGDEEVPLMLSFHGSGSSSTGQQLLSSYITVAEKEGFIVVFPDSTVIGTDGNILAPGTYSDAYNPNTELVRRWNIDSPAVNLAMQKLSTIDDVGFTEALIDHFVANFNIDESRVYATGMSWGGFFTNHLGVHLNDRIAGIGAVTGQMALSTPQPMLKKGLPVVYVMGDQDPTVPPTGIPGLTYSVKDAISYWLKVNNKARVGSVTYLPYLETTVPDDTNIRREVFSKGNIHKPQVILYTVEGGGHTWPGGPQYLPVSMIGKASQQMNASEVIWNDLKKYSR is encoded by the coding sequence TTGAAAAAGTGGATTTCGGGTTTTGTTGTAATCGCTTTCATTATGTCGCTGGTTACAAGTGTATCAGCAGCAACTTCGACAAACGGGTTCAAAGCGGACGAGAGGATGGAATTTGGCGGACTTGTACGATCGTTTGATTATTATGTTCCTTCATCGTATACGGGTGATGAAGAGGTACCTTTAATGTTATCTTTTCACGGTTCTGGAAGTTCCAGTACAGGGCAGCAGCTATTGTCCAGTTATATAACCGTTGCGGAGAAAGAAGGTTTCATTGTTGTTTTTCCGGATAGTACGGTCATTGGTACGGATGGAAATATACTTGCACCAGGTACGTATTCTGATGCTTACAATCCAAATACTGAACTAGTCAGAAGGTGGAATATTGACTCACCAGCTGTTAACCTTGCTATGCAGAAACTAAGTACGATTGACGATGTTGGCTTTACTGAAGCATTAATTGATCACTTTGTTGCAAACTTCAATATTGACGAGAGCCGGGTTTATGCAACTGGTATGTCATGGGGTGGTTTTTTCACCAACCATTTGGGTGTTCATCTAAATGACCGCATAGCTGGAATTGGTGCTGTAACAGGCCAAATGGCATTAAGTACGCCTCAACCCATGCTGAAAAAAGGGTTGCCAGTAGTATATGTGATGGGGGATCAAGATCCGACTGTTCCGCCAACAGGGATTCCGGGACTTACATACTCGGTGAAGGACGCTATTTCTTACTGGTTAAAAGTAAATAATAAAGCGCGTGTAGGGTCGGTAACTTATTTACCCTATCTAGAAACTACTGTTCCTGACGATACGAACATTCGTCGTGAAGTATTCAGCAAAGGGAATATACACAAGCCGCAAGTGATTTTATACACAGTAGAGGGCGGAGGTCATACTTGGCCAGGAGGACCACAATATTTACCTGTGAGTATGATTGGGAAAGCAAGTCAGCAAATGAACGCGAGCGAAGTAATTTGGAATGATTTAAAGAAGTATAGTAGATAA
- the nagB gene encoding glucosamine-6-phosphate deaminase — protein sequence MRMFVEKSKLEMSKKAAQIIIEEVKRNPSITLGLATGSTPIETYQRLIEDHQQNQTTYKNVKSFNLDEYVGISRQDQNSYYSFMRKHLFNFIDIEEGNTNIPNGMTTDKEEECNRYENFIKQNGGIDLQILGIGQNGHIGFNEPHTSFESRTHIVDLTESTRIANSRYFQSLEDVPKQAITMGIQTIMEAKQILLLISGEKKAQALHELLHGEIREEVPATILRNHPNLTIIADEDAMVVLGKSGVGLG from the coding sequence ATGAGAATGTTTGTAGAAAAATCAAAGCTAGAAATGAGTAAAAAGGCAGCTCAAATCATCATTGAAGAAGTGAAACGGAATCCTTCTATCACACTAGGACTCGCAACCGGCTCAACCCCAATCGAAACATATCAAAGACTTATAGAAGATCATCAACAAAACCAAACAACCTATAAGAACGTGAAATCCTTTAACCTTGATGAGTACGTCGGAATTTCCCGTCAGGATCAGAATAGTTATTACTCCTTTATGAGGAAGCACTTATTTAACTTTATCGACATTGAAGAAGGTAATACAAATATTCCAAATGGAATGACTACCGATAAGGAAGAAGAATGCAATCGCTATGAAAATTTCATCAAACAAAACGGTGGAATTGACCTACAAATCCTAGGGATTGGTCAAAATGGTCATATTGGTTTTAATGAACCGCATACCTCCTTTGAATCTCGTACTCATATCGTAGATTTAACAGAATCAACGAGAATAGCTAATTCTAGGTATTTTCAAAGCTTAGAGGACGTACCAAAACAGGCGATTACCATGGGGATTCAAACCATTATGGAGGCAAAGCAAATTCTCCTCTTAATTTCTGGAGAGAAAAAAGCACAGGCTTTGCATGAGTTACTTCATGGAGAAATACGAGAGGAAGTACCAGCAACCATTCTTAGAAATCATCCTAACCTGACGATTATCGCAGATGAGGATGCAATGGTAGTGTTGGGCAAGAGTGGAGTAGGTTTAGGCTGA
- a CDS encoding C40 family peptidase, translating into MRKILMLLIMTLTVFTITIQPDSASAAKKNNNPTQLVKVGKSLVGTPYRFGGTTKKGFDCSGFIGYVFKSNGKTSPRTAADMWKAGKKVNKPAIGDLVFFQTYKKGPSHVGIYIGNNKFVHASSSKGVTVTSMSNSYFKKRYLGAKQL; encoded by the coding sequence ATGAGAAAAATATTAATGCTATTAATCATGACTTTAACTGTGTTCACTATAACTATTCAACCTGATTCAGCTTCAGCAGCGAAAAAGAATAATAATCCCACTCAGCTTGTAAAGGTTGGTAAATCACTTGTCGGTACACCTTATCGTTTTGGTGGAACAACTAAAAAAGGCTTTGATTGTAGTGGGTTTATTGGGTATGTATTTAAAAGCAACGGGAAGACATCACCGAGAACAGCCGCTGATATGTGGAAAGCCGGGAAAAAGGTAAATAAACCAGCAATCGGAGATCTTGTATTCTTCCAGACGTATAAGAAGGGTCCATCTCATGTCGGGATTTATATTGGTAATAATAAATTTGTTCATGCAAGTTCTTCTAAGGGCGTTACTGTTACATCTATGAGTAATAGCTATTTTAAGAAGAGATATCTCGGTGCAAAACAATTATAA